In Synechococcus sp. RS9909, one genomic interval encodes:
- a CDS encoding exodeoxyribonuclease V subunit gamma translates to MLTVYRSNRAEWLARILAEQLRLAPPAPFDEVEVMVNTWPTSRWLGEQLAAVNGISALVRFPFPGSRLRQLVRSLDGDASQADADDPWRAEGLVWRVLDVLPDLLAEAEAEPLRQWMALHPSGPGQLNRDRWLLARSLADAIDDYALYRPDALERWLHRSGPDPDLPTALQWQPLLVQQLARHCPVPPFGLQVRRAVQRLRAGAAPTECLPRQLRLFGISSMAPVQVELLQALSGVIDVQLFLLTPCPDLWQRSGQRRRRLGDHWQAPLDGSWLLEAPRLEAMAGRMGAEFQLLLEGSGDCQLGERTNGDLFAAPMTSALEANRRPSLLEQLQEQLVVTQDTDLHHQVGDESLRFLASPGRWREVQLVRDQILQWLAADPTLQPRDVLVMTPQIDHFAPLLSSVFNDAAATGVALPWRLTDRSQQDSPGLCQSVLQLLEMAGERLTATGLEQLLANPALQAAQQLERSEVEAIHRCLQRSGFRWGLDGRDRRGDPTHSLRWCLDRWLLGLVFDDATTVGNGDTAPFSDGLTPEQLGRWWPLLDRLARWLDRLGQPRRCSDWIPLLLTLLEELFGDGGAWSEEKQAVLAALEGWRERADTCALLLEPSVVVAVLREALSRDSGRFGHRSGAVTISALEPMRAIPHRVIILMGLDASSFPRQSERPGFHLLEQQRRLGDPSPSDQDRYALLEALLSARQHLLISWNARDERRGETLPPAAPVQQWLSLLEEQLGPAAMTALRLQPAANPLDPTNFQPQAPGVLASCDQRLLLARRCLDQALRGERGSGVTASASDDLVGLAQPLHWTLSDATAEEANGSLDHGLLDHSLLDAERIERWLAAPQRVWLEEQGLRPQEWLEPIEDFEALDLAERDRQALLQERLQHLIDQLPEAENGRGWSEPEPGDWLERSRGRGWLPPAAAAAVETDRLEQRWQSLQSALLQVGSVRRQGGRLVAGDTLVVAQPGRLRARGVLRGWWQHLQAQAAAEGRDTVMITRDTGKSSSDGFAVALRWRGFDPDRAAAYLHTLQACVMEGWRHCWPVPPESGLARALQLHKGEDTANRAFRSQWQGDFQAFPERERPEMRLCFGEGCDSEQLLEAPGFEAAFQGLYQPLVEHLER, encoded by the coding sequence TTGCTGACGGTCTACCGGAGCAACCGGGCGGAATGGCTGGCCCGGATCCTGGCGGAACAGCTGAGGCTGGCGCCACCGGCACCGTTCGACGAGGTGGAGGTGATGGTCAACACCTGGCCCACCAGTCGCTGGCTGGGGGAGCAACTCGCGGCCGTCAACGGCATCAGCGCCCTGGTGCGATTCCCCTTCCCAGGCTCCCGCCTGCGTCAGCTGGTTCGCAGCCTTGATGGCGACGCTTCCCAAGCCGACGCCGACGATCCCTGGCGGGCGGAGGGGCTGGTGTGGCGCGTGCTCGACGTTCTTCCAGACCTGTTGGCAGAAGCGGAGGCCGAACCGCTGCGCCAATGGATGGCCCTGCACCCCAGCGGCCCCGGTCAACTGAACCGGGACCGCTGGCTGCTCGCCCGCAGCCTCGCCGATGCGATCGACGATTACGCCCTGTATCGGCCCGATGCGCTGGAGCGTTGGCTGCACCGCAGCGGCCCGGACCCGGACCTGCCGACCGCCCTGCAGTGGCAACCCCTGCTGGTGCAACAGCTGGCCCGACACTGCCCCGTCCCCCCCTTTGGCCTCCAGGTGCGGCGTGCAGTGCAACGGCTGCGCGCCGGTGCAGCACCAACCGAGTGCCTGCCCAGGCAGCTGCGCCTGTTCGGCATCAGCAGCATGGCGCCGGTGCAGGTAGAGCTGTTGCAGGCCCTCTCGGGCGTGATCGACGTGCAGTTGTTTCTGCTCACCCCCTGCCCGGATCTCTGGCAACGCTCCGGGCAACGGCGACGCCGGCTGGGCGACCACTGGCAGGCCCCCCTGGATGGGTCCTGGTTGCTGGAGGCACCTCGGCTGGAGGCGATGGCAGGTCGCATGGGGGCGGAATTTCAGCTGCTGCTCGAAGGCAGCGGCGACTGTCAATTGGGTGAACGCACCAACGGGGATCTGTTTGCCGCGCCGATGACCAGCGCCCTCGAGGCGAACCGACGTCCCTCCCTGCTGGAACAACTGCAGGAGCAGCTGGTGGTGACACAGGACACCGACCTGCACCATCAGGTCGGAGACGAGTCACTCCGCTTTCTGGCCAGCCCAGGCCGCTGGCGCGAGGTGCAACTGGTGCGCGATCAGATCCTGCAGTGGCTGGCGGCGGACCCAACGCTCCAACCCCGGGATGTGCTGGTGATGACCCCGCAGATCGATCACTTCGCGCCGCTGCTGAGCTCGGTCTTCAACGACGCCGCGGCCACCGGCGTCGCCCTGCCCTGGCGCCTCACCGACCGCAGCCAGCAGGACAGTCCCGGCCTCTGCCAGAGCGTGCTCCAACTTCTGGAGATGGCCGGTGAACGCCTGACGGCCACAGGGCTCGAGCAACTGCTCGCCAACCCGGCCCTGCAGGCGGCGCAACAACTGGAGCGCAGCGAGGTGGAGGCGATCCATCGCTGCCTGCAGCGCAGCGGCTTCCGCTGGGGCCTCGATGGGCGCGACCGGCGCGGCGATCCCACCCACAGCCTGCGCTGGTGCCTGGATCGCTGGTTGCTCGGCCTGGTGTTTGATGACGCCACCACGGTGGGCAACGGTGACACCGCCCCGTTCAGTGATGGGCTGACACCGGAGCAGCTGGGCCGCTGGTGGCCCCTGCTCGATCGACTCGCCCGCTGGCTCGACCGCCTCGGCCAGCCGCGTCGCTGCAGCGACTGGATCCCCCTGCTGCTCACCCTGCTGGAGGAGCTCTTCGGCGATGGCGGCGCCTGGAGCGAGGAGAAGCAAGCCGTGTTGGCGGCTCTGGAGGGCTGGCGGGAACGGGCGGACACCTGTGCTCTGCTGCTGGAACCGAGCGTGGTGGTGGCGGTGTTGCGGGAAGCGCTCTCACGCGACAGCGGTCGCTTCGGTCATCGCAGCGGCGCCGTGACGATCAGCGCCCTGGAACCGATGCGCGCCATCCCGCACCGGGTGATCATCCTGATGGGGCTGGATGCCAGCAGTTTTCCCCGGCAGAGCGAGCGCCCCGGTTTCCATCTGCTCGAACAGCAACGCCGGCTGGGGGATCCCTCCCCCAGCGATCAGGACCGCTACGCCCTCCTGGAGGCCCTGCTCTCAGCGCGCCAACATCTGCTGATCAGCTGGAACGCCCGCGACGAGCGACGGGGGGAGACGTTGCCGCCCGCGGCGCCGGTGCAGCAGTGGTTGTCGCTGCTTGAAGAGCAGCTGGGCCCCGCCGCCATGACGGCATTGCGGCTTCAACCCGCCGCCAATCCGCTCGATCCGACCAACTTCCAACCGCAGGCACCGGGTGTTCTGGCGAGCTGTGATCAACGCTTGCTGCTGGCGCGCCGCTGCCTCGATCAGGCCCTCAGGGGTGAGAGAGGTTCTGGCGTGACAGCCAGCGCCAGCGATGACCTGGTGGGCCTGGCCCAACCGCTGCATTGGACCCTCAGCGACGCCACGGCAGAGGAGGCCAACGGTTCGCTGGATCACGGTTTGCTGGATCACAGTTTGCTGGATGCGGAGCGGATCGAACGCTGGCTGGCGGCCCCCCAACGGGTCTGGCTGGAGGAGCAAGGCCTCAGGCCCCAGGAATGGCTGGAGCCGATCGAAGACTTCGAGGCCCTCGACCTGGCGGAACGGGACAGGCAGGCGCTGCTGCAGGAGCGCCTGCAGCACCTGATTGATCAGCTGCCCGAGGCTGAGAACGGTCGCGGCTGGAGCGAGCCGGAACCAGGCGACTGGCTGGAACGCAGCCGGGGCCGAGGCTGGCTTCCCCCGGCTGCTGCTGCCGCGGTGGAGACCGATCGCCTGGAGCAGCGCTGGCAAAGCCTGCAGAGCGCCCTGCTGCAGGTCGGATCCGTGCGGCGGCAAGGTGGGCGCCTGGTCGCCGGCGACACCCTGGTGGTCGCCCAGCCAGGGCGCTTGCGGGCGCGAGGGGTGCTCCGCGGCTGGTGGCAGCACCTCCAGGCACAGGCGGCGGCTGAGGGCCGCGACACGGTGATGATCACCCGCGACACGGGCAAGAGCAGCAGCGACGGATTTGCTGTGGCCCTGCGCTGGCGAGGGTTCGACCCGGATCGGGCCGCGGCCTACCTCCACACTCTTCAGGCTTGCGTGATGGAAGGTTGGCGCCACTGCTGGCCGGTGCCTCCCGAGAGTGGCCTGGCGCGGGCTCTGCAGCTGCACAAAGGCGAAGACACCGCCAACCGGGCCTTCCGCAGCCAGTGGCAAGGCGACTTCCAGGCCTTCCCCGAGCGGGAGCGGCCGGAGATGCGCCTCTGCTTCGGCGAGGGCTGCGACAGCGAGCAGCTGCTGGAGGCGCCGGGTTTCGAGGCGGCCTTCCAAGGCTTGTACCAGCCCCTGGTGGAGCACCTGGAGCGATGA
- a CDS encoding metallophosphoesterase translates to MAVAPRHWVIGDVHGCHQPLRRLLIVLPAGDHLVFCGDVINRGPGISETINLVWELVCTGRATWLRGNHEQALIEGLEGSPGRSDSQLLSIDTYRQLGDGLTRQWLQRLRRLPDLYRGDGWVATHAGFDPEGRPDLRIREPFWDSYDGRYGRVVVGHTPRPSVERKGEIVMIDTGAVYGGLLTAYCPESDAVVQVIGHTALPSPALQQRADQVERVPC, encoded by the coding sequence GTGGCTGTGGCGCCTCGTCACTGGGTGATCGGCGATGTGCACGGTTGCCATCAGCCGCTGCGGCGGCTTCTCATTGTGCTGCCCGCGGGCGATCACCTGGTGTTCTGTGGTGATGTGATCAACCGCGGCCCGGGGATCAGCGAAACCATCAACCTGGTGTGGGAACTGGTCTGCACCGGTCGCGCCACCTGGCTGCGAGGGAACCACGAACAGGCGTTGATCGAGGGCCTCGAAGGGAGTCCCGGGCGGAGCGACAGCCAGCTGCTCAGCATCGACACCTATCGGCAGCTCGGCGATGGCCTCACGCGGCAGTGGCTGCAACGTCTCCGCCGCCTGCCGGATCTTTATCGCGGTGATGGCTGGGTCGCCACCCACGCCGGTTTCGATCCTGAAGGCCGACCGGACCTGCGCATCCGCGAACCCTTCTGGGACAGCTATGACGGTCGCTATGGCCGAGTGGTGGTGGGCCACACGCCCAGGCCCTCGGTGGAGCGCAAAGGGGAGATCGTGATGATCGACACCGGCGCGGTGTATGGAGGACTGCTCACCGCTTACTGCCCGGAAAGCGATGCCGTTGTGCAGGTAATCGGACACACTGCCCTGCCGAGCCCCGCCCTGCAGCAGCGCGCCGATCAGGTCGAGCGCGTGCCTTGCTGA
- a CDS encoding MgPME-cyclase complex family protein, whose translation MTTYHFVAASERFLTEEEPLDEVLRERQRHYSEQGREIDFWLVRQPAFLSAPELKDLAAQVPQPAAAVVSTDASFITFMKLRLEFVLEGQFEAPSATIPEALASLVAPH comes from the coding sequence ATGACCACGTATCACTTCGTCGCCGCCAGCGAACGCTTCCTCACCGAGGAGGAGCCGCTCGATGAGGTGCTGCGGGAGCGCCAGCGTCACTACAGCGAGCAGGGTCGGGAGATTGATTTCTGGCTGGTGCGCCAACCGGCCTTCCTCAGCGCCCCGGAGCTGAAGGATCTGGCTGCCCAGGTGCCCCAGCCGGCCGCAGCGGTGGTGTCCACCGACGCCAGCTTCATCACCTTCATGAAATTGCGGCTTGAATTTGTTCTGGAGGGGCAGTTCGAAGCCCCGAGCGCCACGATCCCTGAGGCCCTCGCCTCCCTTGTGGCGCCCCATTGA
- a CDS encoding pyridoxine 5'-phosphate synthase codes for MASLGVNIDHIANVRQARRTVEPDPVSYALLAELGGADGITVHLREDRRHIQDRDVDLLRQTVRSRLNLEMAATTEMEAIALRIRPDMVTLVPEKREEVTTEGGLDVAGQVEPLQRLVGRLQDAGIGVSLFVDADARQLQACRTTGARWVELHTGRYAEAAWPDQPLELARLIEGSAIARNLDLRVNAGHGLTYQNVEAVAAIEGMEELNIGHTIVARALAVGLQSAVSEMKRLVQNPRREPLFGSTPS; via the coding sequence GTGGCCAGCCTCGGTGTGAACATCGACCACATCGCCAACGTGCGTCAGGCCCGCCGCACCGTTGAGCCCGATCCGGTGAGCTACGCCCTGCTGGCCGAACTGGGCGGCGCCGACGGCATCACCGTGCACCTGCGCGAAGACCGTCGCCACATCCAGGACCGTGACGTGGACTTGCTGCGCCAGACGGTGCGCAGCCGTCTCAATCTGGAGATGGCGGCCACCACCGAGATGGAAGCGATCGCCCTGCGGATCCGGCCCGACATGGTCACCCTGGTGCCGGAGAAGCGCGAAGAGGTGACCACCGAAGGGGGCCTCGATGTGGCCGGCCAGGTGGAACCGCTCCAGCGACTGGTCGGCCGATTGCAGGACGCCGGGATCGGCGTGAGCCTGTTTGTGGATGCCGACGCACGCCAGCTGCAGGCTTGCCGCACCACGGGAGCTCGCTGGGTGGAATTGCACACCGGCCGCTATGCCGAAGCGGCGTGGCCCGACCAGCCTTTGGAGCTGGCGCGGTTGATCGAGGGCAGTGCGATCGCCCGCAATCTCGACCTGCGCGTCAACGCCGGCCATGGCCTCACCTACCAGAACGTGGAAGCGGTGGCGGCGATCGAAGGCATGGAGGAGCTGAACATCGGCCACACGATCGTGGCCCGCGCCCTGGCGGTCGGCCTGCAGAGCGCCGTCAGCGAAATGAAGCGTCTGGTTCAGAATCCCCGCCGTGAGCCGCTCTTTGGAAGCACCCCGTCATGA
- a CDS encoding 1-acyl-sn-glycerol-3-phosphate acyltransferase, translated as MTSSLATRESALGSGIDPFWAPLAMVLTQDLALRAYFRERIVLGAERLPLEGPLLLAPTHRARWDALMLPMAAGRRITGRDCRFMVTRTEMDGAQGWFLHRLGCFAVDQGRPSLTTLRYAIDLLAVGQQVVVFPEGRINRTDDPIRLQQGLARLAQLAHRQGVPVRVLPVGLAYSEALPRFCARAAICFGEVMDVEGHGREAVRAFNAKLAQRMQSAEQAAREAVGRPLNAP; from the coding sequence GTGACCTCCAGCCTGGCGACACGTGAAAGCGCCCTGGGTTCGGGGATAGACCCCTTCTGGGCTCCCCTGGCGATGGTGCTCACCCAGGACCTGGCCTTGAGGGCCTACTTCCGGGAGCGCATCGTGCTCGGAGCGGAACGGTTGCCGCTGGAGGGCCCCCTGCTGTTGGCCCCCACCCACCGGGCTCGCTGGGATGCCCTGATGCTGCCGATGGCGGCGGGACGCCGCATCACCGGGCGTGATTGCCGTTTCATGGTCACCCGCACGGAGATGGACGGGGCCCAGGGGTGGTTCCTGCATCGGCTCGGCTGCTTCGCTGTTGATCAGGGTCGACCGTCCCTGACCACCCTGCGCTACGCGATCGATCTCCTCGCCGTTGGGCAGCAGGTGGTGGTGTTCCCGGAGGGCCGGATCAATCGCACGGATGACCCCATCCGTCTGCAGCAGGGATTGGCGCGCCTGGCTCAGCTCGCCCATCGCCAGGGGGTACCGGTCAGGGTCCTGCCTGTCGGGTTGGCTTACAGCGAGGCTCTGCCACGTTTCTGCGCCCGGGCGGCGATCTGTTTCGGCGAGGTCATGGACGTTGAGGGCCATGGCCGGGAGGCGGTGCGGGCCTTCAACGCCAAACTGGCCCAGCGCATGCAATCAGCTGAACAAGCGGCCCGGGAGGCGGTGGGCCGTCCCCTCAATGCCCCTTAA
- a CDS encoding BolA family protein has translation MVQPDAVVAAIRHALPDAQVEVEDLTGGGDHLQVTVVSSGFSGLNRVRQHQLVYKALRDELASEAIHALALNTSTPT, from the coding sequence ATGGTTCAACCCGATGCAGTGGTGGCGGCGATCCGTCATGCCCTCCCGGATGCCCAGGTGGAGGTTGAGGATCTCACTGGTGGTGGCGATCACCTCCAGGTGACGGTGGTGTCGAGCGGCTTCAGCGGGCTCAACCGGGTTCGCCAGCATCAGCTCGTCTACAAGGCCCTGCGCGATGAGCTCGCCAGTGAGGCGATTCATGCCCTGGCCCTCAACACCTCAACGCCCACCTGA
- the grxD gene encoding Grx4 family monothiol glutaredoxin, producing MDDQTKARIESLIQSSPIVVFMKGTKLMPQCGFSNNVVQILNSLGLPFETFDVLSDMEIRQGIKEFSDWPTIPQVYVKGEFIGGSDILIEMYNSGELKEKLEVALAS from the coding sequence ATGGATGACCAGACCAAGGCCCGCATTGAGAGCCTGATTCAATCCAGCCCGATTGTCGTGTTCATGAAGGGCACCAAGCTGATGCCCCAGTGCGGCTTCTCCAACAACGTGGTGCAGATCCTGAACTCCCTTGGTCTGCCCTTTGAAACCTTCGACGTGCTCTCCGATATGGAGATCCGTCAGGGCATCAAGGAGTTCTCCGACTGGCCCACGATCCCCCAGGTGTATGTGAAGGGGGAATTCATCGGTGGCTCCGACATCCTCATCGAGATGTACAACTCCGGTGAGCTCAAGGAAAAGCTTGAGGTGGCGCTCGCGTCTTAA
- a CDS encoding DUF6761 family protein: MTSLQHPEAIRHFQSLCDACQELTHRYHSPAELRLYADGYLHALRKTGSLDPREQARLEGLVDRWILDPSSFIGPDGDLSTLFRQPQH; this comes from the coding sequence ATGACATCTCTGCAGCACCCGGAGGCGATTCGACACTTCCAGTCGCTGTGTGACGCCTGCCAGGAGCTGACGCACCGCTATCACAGCCCCGCGGAGCTCCGTCTCTACGCCGACGGTTACCTCCATGCCCTGCGCAAAACCGGCAGCCTGGACCCGCGGGAGCAGGCCCGACTGGAAGGGTTGGTGGATCGCTGGATCCTTGACCCTTCCAGCTTCATCGGACCCGACGGCGACCTGAGCACCCTGTTCAGGCAACCGCAGCATTAA
- a CDS encoding response regulator transcription factor — protein MRSSGSPKEPSRVLVVEPHPTLRTVLVQRLRQDGHLTAAVATAAEALEVCQEQSPDLLVSAEILEQSSALRLAQQLRCPVIVLTARSGAEPVVGLLDDGADDVLRKPFGLEELAARCRTLLRRGGTGLQEQVTVGPLQVHLLLRQVTLREKPVELSPREFALLCALLMPPGMVRSRQDLLRMAWPPFSGGPRSVDTQVLTLRRKLEQAGLGEGGGITTVRQQGYRFSLEGLPAA, from the coding sequence ATGCGATCCAGCGGGAGTCCAAAGGAGCCATCGCGGGTGCTGGTGGTGGAGCCGCACCCCACCCTGCGCACCGTTCTGGTGCAGCGTCTGCGTCAGGACGGTCACCTCACGGCGGCGGTGGCCACCGCTGCCGAGGCCTTGGAGGTGTGCCAGGAGCAATCGCCCGATCTGTTGGTGAGCGCTGAGATCCTTGAGCAGAGTTCCGCCCTGCGGCTGGCTCAGCAGCTGCGCTGTCCGGTGATTGTGCTCACGGCCCGTTCCGGTGCTGAGCCCGTGGTGGGCCTCCTCGACGATGGTGCCGATGATGTGCTCCGTAAACCGTTCGGGTTGGAGGAGCTGGCGGCCCGTTGTCGCACCCTGCTGCGCCGTGGCGGCACCGGACTGCAGGAGCAGGTCACGGTGGGGCCGCTGCAGGTGCATCTGCTCCTTCGCCAGGTGACGCTGCGCGAGAAGCCTGTGGAGCTGAGCCCGCGGGAATTTGCTCTTCTTTGTGCCTTGCTGATGCCACCGGGAATGGTGCGCAGTCGCCAGGACCTGTTGCGCATGGCCTGGCCCCCCTTCAGCGGTGGGCCGCGATCGGTGGACACCCAGGTGCTCACCCTGCGGCGCAAGCTGGAGCAGGCCGGTCTTGGTGAAGGTGGCGGCATCACCACCGTGCGCCAGCAGGGCTATCGCTTCAGCCTGGAGGGCCTTCCGGCAGCGTGA